The DNA window TCAGGTGGAAGGACCCTGCgtacagacagacggacagatggaTAACAGGAAGTGTTATTTGTACTCAGAGGTCATATGGAagttttaatgtgtaaaaaaatgCTGACATTGAGACTCGGATATgtggaaaaaagacaaaagggcTGTCCACGTTCAGGGATAGGAGATAAATGATGATGAACATTGAGACTAAATCATTTCTGAAAGCATCtgagtgatgacatcacatcctgCACACTGACAGGAGGGCCGCTGTTATTAAAAAGAAGCGAGCGCGCTTGTTTCCGTGTACCGAGTCACTGCCAGAAATATGTCAGCTGACCCCGGGGTCGCACGGAAGATGAGACCGTGGCATGTGAGGGAGTGTCACAATTGTGTCATTGTGCGGGTCGCTGCCGCTGCCGTGTGCATAATAAACACTTGTGGCTATTCAGGGGAGTGGGGTGTAATACTGAGCGGTCATAAAATGGAAAAGACAGGCAAACACATCGGGAGAGGGGAGGGGCGGCCTTTGTTAATTAGCTGTTTGTGCACAGAGACCTGCTTTATCAAAACACTGCGACCAGCTGTGTCTTTGATATTCACAGACAGGGCCAAAGGACACAAGCAGAGGAAAGAGaagccattttcttttctttcatttttactaCTTCACTTATTGGAAACCTTGGTGGTGCACAACAAGCTATTAAAGCAGCCATTTTACTttactcctcctctctccttgtttcAGACTTGAGACCAAGACCCCAGAGGAATCTGGAAATGCTTATGTGGTTGCACTGAACCCTGAATAAAGTTTATAAATGTGCACCAGTTTTCACTTCAGGAGTGATGTGGACCTAAATgtgagatgtttttttgtgaaccTGTCTGAACAGCAGATCAGGACATGACTGGATTACTGATATGAAATCTTTGGGTAATAAGGGTTCCTTCAGCGTAAGTTAGATTCAAGAGTTTTTAAGACTTTAATTTCACTCTAAAGTAAATGTAAGACCATTTTTACAATTGCCagaaccaaagaaaaaaaaacattaatcacTTTGGGTTAGGGACcaattttgcccaaatgtttatggtaatataaaacatgaattTGTATAAAAAACTTTTATACGTTTTATaacttacattttttttttttgcatgaaatACTATGCTATGGCAAAACAGCCAATTTTCGCTAAATTTGAACTTCCCCATGTCGTCCAGGGTGCAGTGActagcagacagtggatcctctggtCTGAGCATCTTGGCCAGCAACAAAatatgtgtgttgttttttccgCTATCCTGATCTGTGTCACATTAATGTGAGAGGAATCtgataaactatttaaaaaaaagagagagattttACCAATTGTTTTGAGATTCTACAAGGcaacatcacaaaaaaaaaaagatttcttaaaatcctacttcccatgtctTAGTGTTattaagacttttgaaagattggtttaagacattttcataccaattaattaattaattaattatttttatattaatatattaaatgCCTTTCAAGACTTTTTGTttggggtgggaatcaccagagacCTAATGATATATTATCAAGGTACGTGCGTCTCAATAGAATAtaattgtgattttaaacattCTGCGATAtactgagtattgcgataaaacaTATTGCGACATTTTCCTTTCTTCAACTCCAAATCATGTCCCCATAGGAACTCTGCTTTAACTAGTAAGATAAAAGATTTCAGTCCATTCATCTCATTTTAATTTtggcaaaatgtatttaataggctgaaaaagcaattgattttattattccttGAGGataataaaagttttatttgtatttgcaataataataattcatataGTAAGTACAGATACAATACTGCCATGCAAAATATCACagtactatgctgtatcgattttttccccccacccatactttttaaggatctACAGGAACCctgattattttacaaaaaacagtGAACAAATTATGATACTCCTTGTAAAAGGTTCCTCATGTATAAGGAAATATGGTCCATTGATATTAGGATAAATCTGAATTACAAACATATTGCctcatgacaaaaataaattctGCCTTTTGTGAtcaggattttaaaaaaagtctaaGATCTCAGTGTGCACAGTCACATTCAGGTAGATTACCATCAGCTGCTGAAGACACATAAACAGGCAGGTTTAATGTTCTCCTTTGAGAGGAAAGACTGTTTGTAAGTCACTGTCATTATATGGTGATTTGAGGGCCACACTTTGGATGGATATTTATAAAGGGATCGAGTTGTGTTTTACGAGAGAAGCTTTTATGGTTGCAGATTTTATTTGTTGAGCCTTGGACTTTGTTTGTAATGGcagaagttgtgtttttgtctgacaaatgtttcaccaCTGCAACGGTGTATTTCGTATCTGATAAGTCTGTAGTATGTGCCCTTGTAGCCTACGTGCATGACAAAATAACTGAATTTCCTGTACAGTCATTAGGCActgctgtgtgtttcctgtctgttgCATTCAGGAATGATGACAAAGCAGCTCACCAAAGCTGGGTGCGCTGTGGAGGGTCATATCCCGGATGACTCTGGTACCAAAACACGACCACATCAGCAGGAACTGTTGGGCCACCTTCTTCAGGCACCCGGGCCTCTTCCCTGCCACCTAGAGAGAACATTTCCATGAGAAAAGAGGGGGAAGGGTCGGGATGCCGGGGTAGAATTAACCCCTGGGTCCACATTGGGGCTTAACCCTCAGGAACGAAAAACATGTCAACAAGTCAACTATTTAATTTGCCCCCGGGGACACGCCTTCCTATTGAACTATTGTCTGGGCAGTCCAAGACGTTGCCAGGGTGACCAAATTTTACAAGCCCATATCTGGCACATAATGGACGCAAATGGGAAGCTTGAAGACATCATTAACTGGGAGGATTGCAACGTAAGTGCCTCTGTGTAAGAAAGACACGCCGAGACGAGTGGCTTTCAGCCGCAGGTGTCTTTTTAAGGGGGAAGTAATCAGACTACTGCTGCGCAAACACTTCAGACATTTTAGTTAAAATCACTGCTCAGCATCACACATGGAAAATTATAAACTTTATCGGTGCAAcataaagaaaagacagaaacttTATATAAAAACATGCTGAGTCAGactgggtttaaacacctgttTTCCCAAGATgagtaaaaaaaattgtgtctGACCTTGACGACACAGCGGTCCACCATCGAGTCCAGCCACTCGATGTACGCCTCAATTGGAGACTGCTCCTCCAATAGACGGTCAAACTCCTGATATACTGTGACAGGAGAGAACGTCAGGTTACATTTCTATTACTTGAAAACTAACAAACAGGAAAATCAGATGCACAAGGCTTCTTATGCAACAACTTCTCCGTATCTGCGACCTCTGATCCCGTCAGGACTGATTCAGAGGAGTGAGGCTGCAGTGAATTGGAGATGCTCCGCAGGGTGTTTCAGAGGAGAGTGAACTTGTTTAACCTTTTGGTCTCCATCATTAGTGCTTTGACTCTGCTGGTCGTGGGAATGATTGTCCCTCGGGGTGTTGTTTGTGTGGTAGTAAAGTGTAATTCTCCGTCTGGCCGGGTGTGTTAAGAGTGGCATCGGTTTAAAAGCGTGGACTTACAGTGGATAATAAGCTGCCTGTGCTCCTCTTGTGAGTCCTCCATGGTGTAAAGTGTCTGCTTGGTGATGCTGTTCAAGTCCACATTCCTCCAGTCCTCCAGCATTTGAAAGGTGATGTCGGCGCTGTTTATCACAGTCCTCGACGCCTTGGGACAGATAAATCGACAATATTACACACACGAGCATACCCATATCCCttatcagctgtgtttgttcatatggattttattaaaaaacattcaGAGCACGATAGCCACCTGACATAGATGATTTAATGATGTTTGCCGCTTTAGAATCTGAGAAAATCTCCTGGATACTGCAAATataaaaggacaaaaaacaTGGTTAGTCCTGTTAATGTGTCAGCATTTAAACTTTCTTAAGATGTTAACCATTATGAGATGCAGATTTCACACTTACATTCAAATTTGATATTCCTCAGGTTTTCAGGAAGGTCGTGAAGTGCTATTTTTAGCCACTCATCAAGCTGTTTGGCAAATTTTCGGATAACCTGAGTCAAACTGCGTCAgcgagagaaaacaaaaaacacagttaATCAACAATGAATCAATTAGACACCATAAAAAGTGTCACACAATAGTAAAAATGATGCAGAGATCCCAGAACTGAGGGTGACGTCTGCTAATTACTTCTTAAATATTCAACTGAGCaacctcagtctgctgaggaaGAATGAGACGTGGTGAAAAGCTACAGAAAAAGccagtaagtggaccttgagtcaAAATGCTGTCTTAGAGCACAAAAATAAACTTTCACACCCGACACAGACATTCAGTTGACTTTCGTATGTGACACAGAGAAGcagaaaatcctcacatttgggAGGCTGGAACCAGAAAATTTGAGTCGATTTTGTCACCTGACTCACACTTAAATTTCTCAATtagtttaatttttcatttttcttaaaTCCAGACCCAGGTCTCCTACTCGTTTTCCATTTTAagattccatacttttccagaATCAAATGTCCAGACTTCTCTGATAATTGTTCAGACCATATTTGACATCTGAGTGCAAATAGCTACAATCAATGACTTGAAAAACTTATATTATCAAAGAAACAGGCATCTGTTCAGCCTTGTTATTCACTGAGTTCATGGAAACAAGATGAACACAGCCATAAAGATTTCCATATGCAGTAAAGACGACATCACTGCATAACACATTCACGTTCAGTCAAGCCTAATATTTGGTTAGTTGTGATGCTATTTATATACACAATTCAAAGATCATCTTTGGATGTCTGGAGTTGGTACAGTTAGAAGGCTGTGACGCACAGGCGTAGAGGCAGCGTTTGGTCGCCCGCCACACATCTTGCCTTGCTTCtctcacacagtggtaaacattcTGGCTGAGCAGGCTGCCTGCTACAAACACCATGAAAAACACTCTGCTTGTATCATCAATTTATTTTTAgagattcagatttttttaattctctcttttcttttttccatacTTATCCAGACTTGGAAAGtaatcttttacttttttttttaatttaaatgtatcTTACTGATGTGTCCACAAAACATCTTTGGACAAGACATGTGATGGAACTGCAGGAACAATTTCTTTTACACAGTAATACACTAAAATTACACTGCTTACAAAGCAGAATAATATGGTAAAATACATAGTTAATGAAGTCCATAAGCCTTCATAGTAAATGGTAttattaataaagaaaaaaaaacttgtaagGTCGCCTTCTGTTTGGTAAACAGCTTAATTCTCTGAACTAAATGATAACCATCATATTGTTTCTGCAGCACCTTAAATTCATTCTGTAGGTTTgcacaaataaaagaaaacatctgcTGTTCggtcagtaaaaaaaagaaacaatgctATCCAGTTTTGGTAACAGCAGATAGGAGAATGGCATCACTTATTTTAGGAGTGAAGGTTACAGCAGGTGCTCACCTGTCAGGCAGTGCTTGCAGGACGGTGGGCATCAGCACCCCAGAGATGGCCTTGTAGAGGATGGAGTCGCAAACGCCGACTATGTTCACCACGGTGGGGGAGCCGAGGACAGGGAGCATGTGGGGCGGCATGCCCTGCCAGAAGTGCAGCAAGAAGCTTTGGACCTAAAAGtaccacacaaaacacacacacacacacacacacacacacacacacacacaaagcacacacacgaCATTCAACATTACAGGAAATAAAAGCTACAGGAAAGAGTTACATTCAATCAAAATTTTTCTTTAAATAGATTTGGGTAAAACAGACATGGATCTGTGAAATGATTTCAAACAGACTTGCCTCGTCAAAGTTGGCTCGAATAACAGTGTCCAGTATCCTCTGACAGTGCGTTCTGTACATCATGATGAAGGTTGACACCTGTGGGCGACAACAGAGTATTAATCAAATTGCATCACAAacttaacagtttttttttctcctttgggGAAaagtacaaaacacaaaaacaagagaATAAATCTCGTACAAAGCATGTGAAGCAATAAATACATGTTACAGGTCTGGGCTGGAGTAATATAAAACGAGCTTTAGAGATCAGCAAAACACAAACCATTTAAAATCATGGCCCCTCTTTAAAAGCCGGACAGCTAGTGCCTGTCCTTTGTCCATTGCTAGATCTTATTATCTCCCCCAAAAGATTAAGAGTTAGTGAGGAGCCAGCACATAAATCCTCAAGGTCCTTCTCTAAATGCAAACCCAGTGAAGGTCCCGAGGCAGATAAAAGGCTGGAGCCAGAGGGGGCGCAGAGATGGCGAGATGGCAGGGAGAGGTGGGAGGGGGGGAGGTTGGCTGTAAGGATGGACTTTTAAAACTCCTGTTTACCCTCTCTTCTGGCAGGCTGGCGGGCAAATTTAGGTCTTTGACATTTGGAAACTCTGGCAGGAGCGTCCCCAGTTTGGAGCGCGGTGAATACGCCACTGTCTGCTTCGTGACCTCTTTCTTCCCCGTCTCGTTCACCCACGCCGCTCCCTTCTTGGAGTACATCACATCATAATACTGAGAGGTCTCCTTCACCGCAATGCCGTAGTAGTGGTACCTGAATGAGGGGAGCGGGTGAATAACGTCTTTAGAGTACAACTATAAACTATAGGAAAccgtgaaaaataaaaacttggaatgaaaaataattcacacacactttataaAGCAACATATATCTGTGTATCTGTTTTAACTAATACATGTATTATAATTTGTTATAAAGTAGTTTAAAAAAGTGAGTTTCATTAGATTACAGCTTTCTGTTTATATAAATCAAAAGAACAAAATAATCTTATTGAAACGATCCTTATCAATTAGAAACTTTGCTGCTGTGAAcatgtataaatgtaaaattttaaaCAGCATGTAGCCTAATCAACTAGCTACTGTCAGTCcatatgtatttgtttatttaatcttaATTTTTATCTTATCTTCTAACTTTATATGCTTacattcattttattcattcattttcccctgggatatttttttaatatatttattttaactttcaGGTTAACTGTCTTCATTCTTCAGTTCAAAACAGAATAATGACAAAAGGAGCTTGCAACCCAAAATTGGACCTTATTTGACTtagttttatcatttttttcttcacttcttggtttaaaatgaaaaaacaaaacaaaaaacaaagatgggaCCCAGCCGCTTCTCTATTTACGGatttaagaaagaaaaatgattgAACCAAAGGTACACAGATTGAAATGTGTACCTTGTACAACTTCTGATCTTTACTTTTATCAAATGTGATGAATGCTTTGTGACAGGAAAGTGTAGATTTCCTGTAACATAGTTAGAAATtgtttaaaccttttttttgaTTAAAAACTTAGTCTCAGAAACGCAATGGAATTAAGAACCTTccgttttaacagatctggggaaaactgcaGTCTCCTTCTCTGCACCatggacatggaacaatcttcaaaaatatctaaaaatagagacactgatgaatttaagggcataagaaagaatgtggtgacagacacatgtgcttgttttcttgagaggccactatgtttgaatagttgtcgtttcattgtggatttttgtattatatgttgtgtatgttgcattttaatgtgttctgattggctgctaccttggccaggtctctctaGTAAGAGATTTTCAGTCTTAaagggacttcctggttaaacaaattaataaacaATTTAAACTTCCAAGTGTTGTTATTCTGTGCTGTGCTTCAATTTTAGGCTTAACAGCTTGTTTGTGTTATAAGCTGTTTATAGTTTGTTGTTCCGTGCtccatgtgggttttttttatcgGAAGACTCTTGAGCTCTGAGCGCATCATTTTGATCACTGTCACTTTACCTTTGAACTAAACTTTTTGCACCTCTGTATATACGTACATATTTATTTACACTCTTGTCGTGCCTATACATTTTGCTACAGTATGTTCCTGTTACATTCTCTTTATTTATGCAACTACTGAAATATACcactttattttaagttttattcatattttatccTTTGCACTACTTTATATCCTTAaatcttctttctttttgtttctactTATGtgattttataattattatttttatttttcatacataTGTAACTGCATTGTTGGAGTCTGTGACTGAAGTTTGTTCAACAACTGCTCTTACAAGTGTTGTACATTTGATTATAAACGACTTTGAGCTTTTGGGGAGAGAGATTGTGAGTGAGTGTCTAATATGTAGGGAGTTTATGACAGAATAAAAGCAAACCAACTTACTTCGACTGCCCTCTTGTCCCCAGCCTTCTGGTAGTTAACGCTGGAAACTGTTGTCTTATGATCTGTTCAGTGTAGGAGAGAAATAGTTCGTCAGTGTGCTGTAACTAAAGAGAGAGTGgttgaataaaagaaaagagaaaaagaaaaggaggaggaaacaggtGACACAATGAACCAAAATAAGATCTTTATAAAATACTAATGTGTGagtgttttaaagaaaaaaagttaagGGTAAAGTGTTTAATAAAGTTTGTCAGGAGGAAGACATGAAAGTCTCATAGCTGTATCCACAGGGAGGTCTGTGAGGACAAAAAAGCTTTGAGAGCCATCCATTTATGACATCCAGGggtattactttttttttttccttatatCAACAGTCTCCTctcatctatccatccacccgccattctctctccttctcactctctttctctcctccactccctccttcttcctttcctctctttttgTCCAAAGAGATTGGCTCCTTGGTCCAGCTCCTGGTGCAGAAACTTTAGCAAACAGTGTAGCTCTCCATTGTGTGGGATGAAAAAAGAGGCCAAGCTGTGAAGTTTCTGTCAGGCCCCGCTTGATAAATGAGCAGACAGGGAGGCAGTCCGGGCCCTCTCTCGTTTTTTTGTCCTGAATCAATGAAGCCTTCCTAAAGGACACCCCACACTGCTCCAGCCACTGATCTAACATTCCGCAACATCTCACCCTTCCAAATTTCCTTTAATTACACATTAATCCAGGCCCCTTCTCTTTTTCAATATCTTCCGACAGGAGCTGCGGAGGGGCGGGGGTGGGCCGGGTTGGGGGTTGGGGCCGGAGTCCAGGGTACAGGGGATGGCTGGGGGTAGGAAGGCTGAGGAACTTCTTGGGGTTGTGGGAACAGACGAAAGCACATCTCCTTTGGCTCTAGATTATGTGTTCAGTGAACGACCGCAGAGCTTTGCTTGCCTCACACTGAGCAGCAGTTGATATTACTTCAACAGCAGCCAGAGCTGCAGCACAACCAATCAAACCAGGCATGAAATGGTCAGACTAATGCTTACGGCTGATTTAGTGCGTGAGATTATTGCTTTCATACGCCGTCCAAATGTTGTTTAGTATCTTCTTCTATTGAGTCATTTTCGATGATTACCTACAAACACTACAGATGCTAGTAGCGCTGCAGCTAACAGTGATTTTAATTATCTATTAAATCTTTGGTctaaaaaatgtccaaaaaaaaaaaaaaagtgaaatgtttATCCCTAGATtctcaaaatccaagatgatgtttttaaatgtggttTTGTGAGCCTaaaatccaaagatattcaatttaatatgatacaaaacagagaaaagcaggaaatctCCATGTCTGAGAGGCTGAAAACGACATTTTCTGCCAGTTTTGCACAAAGAATTACTTCAACGATTAATAGGTTatcaaaaactaatcagttagTTGTccaatcattgcagctctagaTGCTAGCGAGTTCATGACTTTCATGTGTTTTCAGGTCATTTAAAAATGAGTGAAACTGGATGCAGGTGGGAATGATGATTTGCCAGACTGTTTAACCTTCATCTGCAGAGATGTTTAAATCTTACCTTTCCAAAGCTGGCCGCGTTCACTGGCTGTGTGTCGTGCTTTTCACTGAAGTCTAGGTAATGCATGTAGAGGGCACTTCGAGGGATACACACACCTTCAGCTATCTCATAGTTCTCTTCTAGCCTGTGAATGACAATAGGAATCATCAgtgtacaaaaaaacacatacagaagTTTGAGCATGGTTAATATGAATCAGAGAATCACAACTTTAAACAGGCCTCCTATGATTGTGGCATTTCTGGTAAATTGGTGAAAAATTAGATATTTAGGAATCCGGATGTTAGCAAAATTTGTAAATATAGTGAAATCAGGCAATTAGATTATATTAGATTATATGATGTTTAAGTTTCAAGTAATCAGCAGGTATACAGAGGCACACAGCTTTACAATACAGATACCACTGATCTCACAATTACACAGACATCAACACCTGCTCCTGGGGGGGACACGTGTGTAATAgaacaaaagtacaaaatatatttttccttaTGATATTAAGCAACCTCAACTCATTAACAGCCATTTTGAATAAATTCTAATATATTCTAGGCAGTGCAAGAGGTTTAAtgtttcaaaaaaataaaatatctgcATTTTTTGGTCTAATTTTTCTAGTATGAGCGGTtgtatttcattatatttttacagctgctgtatgttttcaggttttctTTTATTGGTTTACAGTTCTTGCATGAATAAGGTTGCCATTTTCTTAAGAGTAGTCTTGCATGACTGTGTCTAATCGGTTCAAGTAATTTATGTGTTGGGAAAATAAATCATAGTACTGATTTGGAACTTCAAAGTCTCAATAAATGATTTAGGATGTACATCATATGTCATGTTGATGTATACTGATGTGCACTGAAATACTTAGACTCATGGACTACTTAAATCACCATATTTGACATCACCATTGAATCAAAGTACTCCCTGTAATGTGTCCGGGTTGCTGGTACTGAAGATCCCACTGAGAAGCAAAACACAACTTCCTGCAGTTGTCAGTGTCTCTAAATTGCATTTTGCAGTGTCAGCTGgacatgtatgtgtatgtgcatggaGGCAACTATTTGCTAACACATTAGCCATAATTAGCTGTCTGAAAGACTATGGTGGCATCAATGACGAGGCTCTGGATTAGTTTATCTCTTATCTGTCCAACAGGACTCTCTCTGCTTAGACATGCCTCCTCCTCTCATGCCTCTCTCTTttgtggggtcccccaggggtctATTCTGGGTCCCCTTTTATTTGCCATGTGCCTGCTACCCCCGGGGCAAGTCATGCGTAGACATAATATTGATTTTCATAGCTAAGCTGGTGATATGCAACTGTATGTCCCGGCAAATCTTGGTACCATGAGTGTGTCCTTAATCATGAACTGCCTTCCTGTAATTTAAAACTGAAAgttcaaaaatatatttgttgtaaatgtttttaatcattttattgtgctTTATCtttcatgttttggtttttatttactttttgttcTCTGTTTTTACTGCAGAGACCTTTGTAACTTGATAATCCATTAATATGTTAGTGCTTTGATGCTTTAAGTTTGGAGtatttttg is part of the Epinephelus lanceolatus isolate andai-2023 chromosome 5, ASM4190304v1, whole genome shotgun sequence genome and encodes:
- the rfx4 gene encoding transcription factor RFX4 isoform X2, translating into MHCGLLEEPDMDSTESWIERCLNESESKRYSSHTSLGNMSNDEHEEKENNRASKPHSTPATLEWLEENYEIAEGVCIPRSALYMHYLDFSEKHDTQPVNAASFGKIIRQQFPALTTRRLGTRGQSKYHYYGIAVKETSQYYDVMYSKKGAAWVNETGKKEVTKQTVAYSPRSKLGTLLPEFPNVKDLNLPASLPEERVSTFIMMYRTHCQRILDTVIRANFDEVQSFLLHFWQGMPPHMLPVLGSPTVVNIVGVCDSILYKAISGVLMPTVLQALPDSLTQVIRKFAKQLDEWLKIALHDLPENLRNIKFELSRRFSQILKRQTSLNHLCQASRTVINSADITFQMLEDWRNVDLNSITKQTLYTMEDSQEEHRQLIIHLYQEFDRLLEEQSPIEAYIEWLDSMVDRCVVKVAGKRPGCLKKVAQQFLLMWSCFGTRVIRDMTLHSAPSFGSFHLIHLMFDDYVLYLLESLHCQERANDLMRAMKGEGSTAEREEEFTLTETTPTSPSPGSYSPARSVHSVGVSSASSPTAAVSPEYTGVTTTTVTTAGGSAPDAGQQLSCMRSTAPVPPPSSTHRMPVYREEHGYTGSYNYGSYANQHPHSIQSQYPSLAHEPAIPAPLHYSAYHRSSAQYQLNGQMSRMEPCLMGSTPRLHPAPVAPRWPDVSPANSCYTSPPMHSSRYAASGDMYSPLGPRRNSEYEHSQHFPGFAYINGEATTGWAK
- the rfx4 gene encoding transcription factor RFX4 isoform X1, which produces MHCGLLEEPDMDSTESWIERCLNESESKRYSSHTSLGNMSNDEHEEKENNRASKPHSTPATLEWLEENYEIAEGVCIPRSALYMHYLDFSEKHDTQPVNAASFGKIIRQQFPALTTRRLGTRGQSKYHYYGIAVKETSQYYDVMYSKKGAAWVNETGKKEVTKQTVAYSPRSKLGTLLPEFPNVKDLNLPASLPEERVSTFIMMYRTHCQRILDTVIRANFDEVQSFLLHFWQGMPPHMLPVLGSPTVVNIVGVCDSILYKAISGVLMPTVLQALPDSLTQVIRKFAKQLDEWLKIALHDLPENLRNIKFELSRRFSQILKRQTSLNHLCQASRTVINSADITFQMLEDWRNVDLNSITKQTLYTMEDSQEEHRQLIIHLYQEFDRLLEEQSPIEAYIEWLDSMVDRCVVKVAGKRPGCLKKVAQQFLLMWSCFGTRVIRDMTLHSAPSFGSFHLIHLMFDDYVLYLLESLHCQERANDLMRAMKGEGSTAEREEEFTLTETTPTSPSPGSYSPARSVHSVGVSSASSPTAAVSPEYTGVTTTTGAVQSYTWSLTYTVTTAGGSAPDAGQQLSCMRSTAPVPPPSSTHRMPVYREEHGYTGSYNYGSYANQHPHSIQSQYPSLAHEPAIPAPLHYSAYHRSSAQYQLNGQMSRMEPCLMGSTPRLHPAPVAPRWPDVSPANSCYTSPPMHSSRYAASGDMYSPLGPRRNSEYEHSQHFPGFAYINGEATTGWAK